The Flavobacterium sp. 102 genomic interval TGAGCAAGGACCGATTTTAGATTTGGCCAATAAACCTATCGGAGTCGTTTCCGGAATTTCTGGACCGCTTTGGTGGACCGTCAAGCTCAAAGGAATGGCTGGGCATACCGGTTCTGTTCCGATGCCGATTCGGAAAGATGCGTTGGTTGGTGCCGCCGAAATCATTGTAGCCGTTAATGAAATAGCCAATCAAGTTCCCGGAAATCCAACCGTTGGAACCGTTGGAACGCTGAATATTTTTCCGGCATCCAGAAATATTATTCCCGAGGAAGTAACTTTTACGGTTGATTTGCGCGACATCGATTTGGAAAGAAGAAACCGTTATGAAAAGCAACTTCGCGATAGAATAGAATTCATTTGTGCTAAACATAAACTCACTTACGAAATCTCTGAAGACACCAAAAGCGATCCAAGATATTGTGCTGATTGGATTAAAGAAATCATCCACGCCGAATGTCAAAAACTACAATTAGACGAAATCGAATTGATGAGCGGCCCGTTTCACGATGCGTTGGCGTTGTCTTATGTCTGCGATTACGGAATGATATTTGTGCGTTGCAAAGATGGCATCAGTCACAATCCACTCGAATATGCTTCGTACGAAGATTTGGCGATTGGTGCTAATGTTTTATTAGGAACGGTACAGCAAATTCTTAATCGATAACAGTTTTATCTTATAGGCTAAAAGTTAAATTAACGAAAATATTTCTTCCCATACGCGGGATTTTATTCCAGTCGGAGTAAGTCGTATAATAGTTATCCAATATATTTTCGGCACCTATTTTTGTATATAATTTACTTCCTGCAAACGAAAATTTGTACCCGAAATTAGCATTCAGCAAGGCAAAATCAGGTGTTTTAGTTTCTCCATAAACAGCGCCAAATTGGTTTTGGGTAACATTACCAACACATTCCAAAGTGGCATTGAATTTCAATTGAGTGTAACTCAAAGCCGTTTTGTAACTCAAAGGATTGATGAGTGGCAAATCATTGTTATTGCTGTCTTTTCCTCGGCTGTACAATAAGTTTACGTTCCATTTCCACTTTTTGCTAAAAGTCCATTCCGCGTTAAAATCGACATTGAAAATGGTTGCATAATCCAAAGCCGTATACAATTTTACGCCATTGGCACCAATGGTCATCGGGACTAAAATATCATCAGGAGTTCCTATGATGTAATTAGTGATATGAAAATAGGAAGAAGTGATTTTGGTACTGATTTTTTCTTTTTTGTAACCAAAGAAAATATTGCTTTCGAATGATTTTTCGTTTTTCAAGTTCGGGTTGCCAATATAGTCAAAGCGGTCGGAGCTGTTGAAAAGATAGAATCCGTAGCCTTCGGAAACCGATGGTGCTCTTTCGCCATATCCACCCCCAAAGCCATATTCCCAATTGTTTTTATTGTAGTTGTAATTGACCGCCATGCTTTTTAAGAAACGCGATTTTTGGGCTTCCATTTCGGGATAAAAAATTTGCAGACTTTGCAATCCGAAATCACTCGCAACCTCATTGGTATGACTGCCAATAGAAACCGAAATTTTTAAACCGGAATGGCAATTAAATACCCAATTGTCCTCAACAAACAAACCGGTGAAAAAAGTGCGCACATCGGGCCAAGTATACATGAACATGCTGTTTTCATTAGGGTCAGCAGGATACATGGTCATTTCTGCTACTGACTTGTTGTAAAACGAATTCAGATTGGCTAAAAAGTGATGGTTGTTTTTCAAACCGCTGATTTTGGAATACATCCCAAAAGTTTCGCTCCAACCCGGCATGTCCATGTGAATGGGAACTGATGGTCGAGTGGTATCGTCCATTCGGTGTGTTATGGTGTTGAAATAAATTTTGGTTTCCCAGTCTTTTAACAAAGGTGATTTCGGCAATATTACATATTTCAGCGAAGTGATTAAGGCTTCTGCCAAAGAAACATCCATAGGCAAAGCCGGATAACCAACATCAGTAGCTTTATCATAAATCACTGAAGCTTCAATCAATTGGTTTTGACGGAATTTAAAACCCGTAGTACCGGAGAAATTGAGTTTCCTGAATTGGGAATACAATATTTCTCTATTGTTTCCGGCATTATAATTCTCGGCTTCTCGAAACATAATATCAGTATCAAAATAGTAAGTACTGTCGGCAAAATTGACAGACGAACCGATTATTTTTTGACGATTGTTAGATTCAAAACCGGTGTTTAGTGCGAAATTCCAATTTGGTGTTCCGAATTTGCTTTGGGTGCGTTTCAAATCAATAGCGCCTCCAATGGTTGAACCGAAACAGCTGCCTTGTTGTCCTGAATTTACAGTCGCTTGAGAAAGATTCGACACTTCTACATAAGAAGTGATTGGATCCATTTTATCCGTACAAGCGCCAAAAATTCGCATCCCGTCAATGGTAATTAGGGTTCTTTCAGTAGCCATGCTATTGATAATGGGTTCCCAAGCATAAGCGCCGCGTTTGACCAAAT includes:
- a CDS encoding M20 family metallo-hydrolase, translating into MKINSARLEQYFEAMSLIGKIGETGTCRPAHTELEKQGFEIAGSWMKEAGMTVRIDNFGNLIGRLEGKNPDLPVLMMGSHLDSQPYGGRFDGVAGVLCAIEVVKTLHENGIVPERSIEVISFADEEGWRFNKGLFGSRGILGKLEEGELERADAAGITRGQALVAFGCDITKFKDSEYQPGSIFCFLELHIEQGPILDLANKPIGVVSGISGPLWWTVKLKGMAGHTGSVPMPIRKDALVGAAEIIVAVNEIANQVPGNPTVGTVGTLNIFPASRNIIPEEVTFTVDLRDIDLERRNRYEKQLRDRIEFICAKHKLTYEISEDTKSDPRYCADWIKEIIHAECQKLQLDEIELMSGPFHDALALSYVCDYGMIFVRCKDGISHNPLEYASYEDLAIGANVLLGTVQQILNR
- a CDS encoding TonB-dependent siderophore receptor, with translation MKKIILLLLLNGFISYAQEAKDSLLPKDLKEVIVIGKKTQIHEKLTKSLATIDEFLDKGSKVDLVKRGAYAWEPIINSMATERTLITIDGMRIFGACTDKMDPITSYVEVSNLSQATVNSGQQGSCFGSTIGGAIDLKRTQSKFGTPNWNFALNTGFESNNRQKIIGSSVNFADSTYYFDTDIMFREAENYNAGNNREILYSQFRKLNFSGTTGFKFRQNQLIEASVIYDKATDVGYPALPMDVSLAEALITSLKYVILPKSPLLKDWETKIYFNTITHRMDDTTRPSVPIHMDMPGWSETFGMYSKISGLKNNHHFLANLNSFYNKSVAEMTMYPADPNENSMFMYTWPDVRTFFTGLFVEDNWVFNCHSGLKISVSIGSHTNEVASDFGLQSLQIFYPEMEAQKSRFLKSMAVNYNYNKNNWEYGFGGGYGERAPSVSEGYGFYLFNSSDRFDYIGNPNLKNEKSFESNIFFGYKKEKISTKITSSYFHITNYIIGTPDDILVPMTIGANGVKLYTALDYATIFNVDFNAEWTFSKKWKWNVNLLYSRGKDSNNNDLPLINPLSYKTALSYTQLKFNATLECVGNVTQNQFGAVYGETKTPDFALLNANFGYKFSFAGSKLYTKIGAENILDNYYTTYSDWNKIPRMGRNIFVNLTFSL